In Chitinophaga oryzae, the sequence TTGTTTTTATTCCACTACCCGTATGCCACTGGCAGTGTACCTTATTTCCCTTTTGGGCTGTGTGATGGCATCGATGGCTTCCTGCGGCTTCCCCGCATCTTTGGCATAATGCTGCAGCTCATCTACCGATGTGGTATGCTGGTAGGCAACGCCATCCAGCACGATGGTTTTTCCTTTAATATCCAGAGGAACAAAGAAGGCGTAGTTTTTCATCTTCACAAACGCCGTCGTGCTGTCGTTGACTTTCAGTTTCATCCAGCATCCTTTTTTAGGACATACGTCCAGCACCTGCGCTTTAATTTTCACCGGCACTTCAACACTGTCATTCTTCAGGAGGACCGGGAGTTTCGCTGCATCGACCGCACCGGCAGCTGTGGCGCCGGCTCCGTAAGTGGCATTGAGGGTGGCTTTACCTTTTGGGGGTTGCGCTACGGCAGCCAAACCGGCTGTCATGAACAGGGCGCACAACATTACTTTGTACATCATGTCAAATACGTTTTGTACTAAGATAAGAAAGAACTATCTACTATTACAATGGACTATTATTTACATATCTTACAAAAACGTTAAAACTACGGCAGATGGTCCGGCGCTGCTTTCATTAAGTTGTATATTTGCTCCATCGAAAACACCCCGCGGGCTTGTTTACCTCCTACATACTGCTACTCCTGTTGTTGTGCTTTGTTGAGATTGTATTACGTTAAAAACATATTGTCATGAAAAGACTGGAGAACAAAGTCGCCCTGATCACGGGCGGAGCAGGAAGCATCGGCCGGACGACCGCAAAATTATTCATCGAAGAAGGTGCTAAAGTAATCCTCGTAGACCTCGACGAATCCTCCCTGAAGAAGACCGCCGCTGAATTAGGCCCGCAGGCAGCTTATGTGGCTGCTGATGTAACGGTGGCCGCTGATGTGGAACGATATGCGCAGGAAGCAGGTAAAAAGTTCGGAAAGATTGACATTTTCTTCAACAACGCCGGTATCGAAGGTGCGGTAAAACCCATTACCGAATTCCCGGAAGACGTATTCGACAAAGTGATGGCCGTGAACGTAAAAGGCGTGTTCCTGGGCTGCAAATACGTGCTGCCGCAGATGAACGACGGCGCCAGCATGATCATCACTTCTTCTGTAGCGGGCCTGCACGGGTCGGCTAACTTCATTGCCTATACGACAAGTAAACATGCTACACTGGGTATCATGAAAACAGCCGCGCTGGAAGCAGCTCCCCGTAAGATACGGGTCAACAGCATACATCCGTCGCCGGTAGACAACCGCATGATGCGTTCTATTGAAGAAGGTTACGAACCGGGTAAAGGAGAAGCGGTACAGAAACAGTTAGCTGCAGGCATTCCCCTGGGACGCTATGCCCAACCGCTGGAAATAGCCAAACTTGTCCTGTTCCTCGGGTCGGATGACAGCCAGTTTATATCCGGCGCCCAATATGTGAT encodes:
- a CDS encoding DUF4920 domain-containing protein; protein product: MMYKVMLCALFMTAGLAAVAQPPKGKATLNATYGAGATAAGAVDAAKLPVLLKNDSVEVPVKIKAQVLDVCPKKGCWMKLKVNDSTTAFVKMKNYAFFVPLDIKGKTIVLDGVAYQHTTSVDELQHYAKDAGKPQEAIDAITQPKREIRYTASGIRVVE
- a CDS encoding SDR family NAD(P)-dependent oxidoreductase translates to MKRLENKVALITGGAGSIGRTTAKLFIEEGAKVILVDLDESSLKKTAAELGPQAAYVAADVTVAADVERYAQEAGKKFGKIDIFFNNAGIEGAVKPITEFPEDVFDKVMAVNVKGVFLGCKYVLPQMNDGASMIITSSVAGLHGSANFIAYTTSKHATLGIMKTAALEAAPRKIRVNSIHPSPVDNRMMRSIEEGYEPGKGEAVQKQLAAGIPLGRYAQPLEIAKLVLFLGSDDSQFISGAQYVIDGGSSAK